One part of the Lapillicoccus jejuensis genome encodes these proteins:
- the rlmN gene encoding 23S rRNA (adenine(2503)-C(2))-methyltransferase RlmN, giving the protein MSQPQPLPEPTTRPAPGALTFTAPRRGKPPRHLADLTLAERVEAVAALGHKGFRAKQLSTHYFERLVDAPEDMTDLPKAVRDDLVRDLLPTLLTPMVQRVADDGMTLKSAWRLHDGAIVESVLMRYPDRVTMCISSQAGCGMNCPFCATGQAGLTRNLSAAEIVEQVVYAARQLRRGELAGGGEGDRETPLRVSNVVFMGMGEALANYKAAVGAIRRLVEPAPEGLGMSARGITMSTVGLVPAVDRLAAEGIPVTLALSLHAPDDELRDELVPINTRWKVDEALDAARRYFDATGRRVSIEYALIRDVNDQAWRADLLGKKLVERGKGWVHVNPIPLNPTPGSKWTASRAGVEQQFVERLRAHGVPTTIRDTRGQDIDGACGQLAASTA; this is encoded by the coding sequence ATGAGCCAGCCGCAGCCCCTCCCCGAGCCGACCACCCGCCCGGCCCCGGGCGCCCTCACCTTCACCGCGCCCCGTCGCGGCAAGCCGCCGCGCCACCTGGCCGACCTCACCCTCGCCGAGCGGGTCGAGGCCGTCGCCGCGCTCGGGCACAAGGGCTTCCGGGCCAAGCAGCTGTCGACGCACTACTTCGAGCGGCTCGTCGACGCCCCCGAGGACATGACCGACCTGCCCAAGGCGGTCCGCGACGACCTCGTCCGCGACCTCCTGCCGACCCTGCTCACCCCGATGGTCCAGCGGGTCGCCGACGACGGGATGACGCTCAAGTCGGCGTGGCGGCTGCACGACGGCGCGATCGTCGAGTCGGTCCTCATGCGCTACCCCGACCGCGTGACGATGTGCATCTCCAGCCAGGCCGGCTGCGGGATGAACTGCCCGTTCTGCGCGACGGGGCAGGCGGGGCTGACCCGCAACCTGTCGGCGGCCGAGATCGTGGAGCAGGTGGTGTACGCCGCCCGCCAGCTGCGCCGCGGCGAGCTCGCCGGCGGCGGTGAGGGCGACCGGGAGACGCCGCTGCGGGTGAGCAACGTCGTCTTCATGGGGATGGGGGAGGCGCTGGCCAACTACAAGGCCGCCGTCGGGGCCATCCGCCGGCTCGTCGAGCCCGCCCCCGAGGGGCTCGGCATGTCGGCCCGCGGCATCACGATGTCGACGGTCGGGCTCGTGCCGGCGGTCGACCGGCTCGCGGCCGAGGGGATCCCGGTGACGCTCGCGCTGTCGCTGCACGCCCCCGACGACGAGCTGCGCGACGAGCTCGTCCCGATCAACACGCGCTGGAAGGTCGACGAGGCGCTCGACGCGGCGCGGCGCTACTTCGACGCGACGGGCCGGCGGGTGTCGATCGAGTACGCCCTCATCCGCGACGTCAACGACCAGGCCTGGCGGGCCGACCTGCTGGGCAAGAAGCTCGTCGAGCGGGGCAAGGGCTGGGTCCACGTCAACCCGATCCCGCTCAACCCGACGCCGGGCTCGAAGTGGACCGCGTCGCGGGCGGGGGTCGAGCAGCAGTTCGTCGAGCGGCTGCGCGCCCACGGCGTGCCGACGACGATCCGCGACACCCGCGGCCAGGACATCGACGGCGCCTGCGGCCAGCTCGCCGCCTCCACCGCCTGA
- a CDS encoding MadS family sensor histidine kinase, whose product MTSPDLASLTGVRSGKGSFYREYLRSHERLQHAVRAMDSISRALVRTVEGPRGLLEEVATAAAAYLEAEWTVLALADGCLVGARPRFVAVTPDGRTETDERRLPPPVRRELGAVRAGLTPARTDEGWVRVPMTLEGVTIGTLAGLHRLPEEPEPSDLSVLRILANQAAVSLHTSEQHQATLAMHRRAQQLYDEATAKSQDLAVRTAELRQAQHRLHVASERELLDTERHRIARELHDSVTQCVLSAGMAVELARGEAEALGPAAAPLEARLGTAKTLSGHAVEQLRRAIYALHQPHRDAVSTLPELLHEVSRQHDHTLDVQLRVMGAPVPLPGDAHHEIARAVGEALFNVAAHAEASKVMVRLRYAPDELMVSVADDGHGDPGHLRRLLRLERASSTDGRHRGLVNIESRMADLGGTVVFRRARMGGVRVELRLPLPLRPASRGVIEGLVGPASTPAASTTAATTPAATTTQES is encoded by the coding sequence GTGACCTCCCCCGACCTCGCGAGCCTCACCGGCGTCCGCAGCGGCAAGGGCTCCTTCTACCGCGAGTACCTGCGCTCGCACGAGCGGCTGCAGCACGCGGTCCGCGCGATGGACTCGATCTCGCGGGCCCTCGTGCGCACGGTCGAGGGCCCCCGGGGCCTCCTCGAGGAGGTCGCGACGGCGGCGGCGGCGTACCTCGAGGCCGAGTGGACCGTCCTCGCCCTCGCCGACGGGTGTCTCGTGGGCGCGCGGCCGCGCTTCGTGGCGGTCACCCCCGACGGGCGCACCGAGACCGACGAGCGTCGCCTCCCCCCGCCCGTACGACGCGAGCTGGGCGCCGTCCGCGCCGGCCTCACCCCCGCGCGGACCGACGAGGGCTGGGTCCGGGTGCCGATGACCCTCGAGGGCGTGACGATCGGGACGCTCGCCGGCCTGCACCGGCTGCCCGAGGAGCCGGAGCCGAGCGACCTGTCGGTGCTGCGCATCCTCGCCAACCAGGCGGCCGTGTCGCTGCACACCTCCGAGCAGCACCAGGCCACGCTGGCCATGCACCGACGCGCCCAGCAGCTGTACGACGAGGCGACCGCCAAGTCCCAGGACCTCGCCGTCCGCACCGCCGAGCTGCGCCAGGCCCAGCACCGGCTGCACGTCGCCAGCGAGCGCGAGCTGCTCGACACCGAGCGGCACCGGATCGCCCGCGAGCTGCACGACAGCGTCACGCAGTGCGTGCTGTCCGCCGGCATGGCGGTCGAGCTCGCCCGCGGGGAGGCCGAGGCCCTCGGCCCCGCCGCGGCCCCCCTCGAGGCGCGGCTCGGCACGGCCAAGACCTTGAGCGGGCACGCCGTGGAGCAGCTGCGGCGGGCGATCTACGCCCTGCACCAGCCGCACCGCGACGCGGTCTCCACCCTGCCCGAGCTGCTGCACGAGGTGAGCCGGCAGCACGACCACACCCTCGACGTGCAGCTGCGGGTCATGGGGGCGCCGGTGCCGCTGCCCGGCGACGCCCACCACGAGATCGCCCGGGCGGTCGGCGAGGCGCTGTTCAACGTCGCCGCCCACGCCGAGGCGAGCAAGGTCATGGTCCGGCTGCGCTACGCCCCGGACGAGCTGATGGTCTCGGTCGCCGACGACGGCCACGGCGACCCCGGGCACCTGCGCCGCCTCCTGCGGCTGGAGCGCGCGTCCTCGACCGACGGGCGGCACCGCGGGCTGGTCAACATCGAGAGCCGGATGGCCGACCTGGGCGGCACGGTCGTCTTCCGCCGCGCCCGGATGGGCGGGGTGCGCGTCGAGCTGCGCCTGCCCCTGCCGCTGCGACCCGCCTCGCGCGGGGTCATCGAGGGCCTCGTCGGCCCCGCGTCCACCCCCGCCGCGTCCACCACCGCCGCGACCACCCCCGCCGCGACCACCACCCAGGAGAGCTGA
- a CDS encoding alpha/beta fold hydrolase → MPDPATATDSPTPTRSRLPGLDVTDHVLTVPLDWAAADRGDATESLRVLVREVVAPDRRGDDLPALVYLQGGPGGASPRPSADVAWLTELLRTHRVFLLDQRGTGRSTPVTPRAITARGAAAEQASYLGHFRADSIVRDAEHARRTLFDGRRWETLGQSYGGFCTLTYLSLAPEGLAACYVTGGLPSTRPDAAEVYRRTVPRIAAKNAALRARFPHLADRAAQVADRLSAGDVRLPDGDVLTVRRLQTLGARLGMVQGGTHLAWVLDDALDDDGEPVPAFLEHVQGETSYASNPLYVVLQEAIYGTEGGAPTGWAAAAELGRHPEFAETARPLLFTGETMFPWMMEEIRLLRPYAAATALLHERADWGPLYDLDRLAANEVPVAAAVYHDDMYVDSGLQLETAAAMGATRTWVTNEHEHDGLRDPAVVARLVRMVRDEGGPLR, encoded by the coding sequence GTGCCCGACCCCGCGACCGCGACCGACTCCCCCACCCCGACGCGCTCCCGGCTCCCGGGCCTCGACGTCACCGACCACGTGCTCACCGTCCCGCTCGACTGGGCCGCGGCGGACCGCGGTGACGCGACCGAGAGCCTGCGCGTCCTCGTGCGCGAGGTCGTCGCCCCGGACCGGCGCGGCGACGACCTGCCAGCGCTGGTCTACCTCCAGGGCGGCCCGGGCGGCGCGTCGCCGCGACCGTCGGCCGACGTCGCCTGGCTGACCGAGCTGCTACGCACCCACCGGGTCTTCCTGCTCGACCAGCGCGGCACCGGACGCAGCACCCCGGTCACCCCGCGCGCGATCACCGCGCGCGGCGCCGCCGCCGAGCAGGCGTCGTACCTCGGCCACTTCCGCGCCGACTCGATCGTCCGCGACGCCGAGCACGCCCGCCGCACGCTGTTCGACGGCCGCCGGTGGGAGACGCTCGGCCAGTCGTACGGCGGCTTCTGCACCCTCACGTACCTCTCGCTCGCCCCCGAGGGCCTGGCCGCCTGCTACGTCACCGGCGGTCTGCCGAGCACCCGCCCGGACGCCGCCGAGGTCTACCGCCGCACCGTCCCGCGGATCGCCGCGAAGAACGCGGCGCTGCGGGCGCGCTTCCCGCACCTGGCCGACCGCGCCGCGCAGGTCGCCGACCGCCTCTCCGCCGGCGACGTCCGGCTCCCCGACGGCGACGTCCTCACCGTGCGCCGGCTGCAGACCCTCGGCGCGCGCCTGGGGATGGTCCAGGGTGGGACCCACCTCGCGTGGGTCCTCGACGACGCGCTCGACGACGACGGCGAGCCGGTGCCGGCCTTCCTCGAGCACGTCCAGGGCGAGACGTCGTACGCGAGCAACCCGCTCTACGTCGTCCTCCAGGAGGCGATCTACGGCACCGAGGGCGGCGCCCCGACCGGCTGGGCGGCGGCCGCCGAGCTCGGCCGGCACCCCGAGTTCGCGGAGACCGCGCGGCCGCTGCTCTTCACCGGCGAGACGATGTTCCCCTGGATGATGGAGGAGATCCGGCTGCTGCGCCCGTACGCCGCCGCCACCGCGCTGCTGCACGAGCGGGCCGACTGGGGCCCGCTCTACGACCTCGACCGGTTGGCCGCCAACGAGGTCCCGGTCGCCGCGGCGGTCTACCACGACGACATGTACGTCGACTCCGGCCTGCAGCTGGAGACCGCGGCCGCGATGGGCGCGACCCGCACCTGGGTCACCAACGAGCACGAGCACGACGGCCTGCGCGACCCCGCCGTCGTCGCCCGTCTCGTGCGGATGGTCCGCGACGAGGGCGGCCCGCTCCGCTGA
- the frr gene encoding ribosome recycling factor has translation MIDETLFEAEEKMEKAVDVAKEDFAGIRTGRANPGMFTKILVDYYGAPTPLQQLASFQTPEARTILVTPFDRGAMNDIERALRDSDLGINPSNDGHVIRCVLPVLTEERRREYVKLANGKAEDARVSIRNIRRKAKTDLDRLVKDGEVGEDDGVRGEKDLDAMTKKFVDQVDALLKGKETELTEV, from the coding sequence ATGATCGACGAGACCCTGTTCGAGGCCGAGGAGAAGATGGAGAAGGCGGTCGACGTCGCCAAGGAGGACTTCGCCGGCATCCGCACCGGTCGGGCCAACCCCGGCATGTTCACCAAGATCCTCGTCGACTACTACGGCGCCCCGACCCCGCTGCAGCAGCTCGCGTCCTTCCAGACGCCCGAGGCGCGCACCATCCTCGTCACGCCGTTCGACCGCGGCGCGATGAACGACATCGAGCGCGCGCTGCGCGACTCCGACCTCGGCATCAACCCCAGCAACGACGGCCACGTCATCCGCTGCGTCCTGCCCGTCCTCACCGAGGAGCGGCGCCGCGAGTACGTCAAGCTGGCCAACGGCAAGGCCGAGGACGCCCGCGTCTCCATCCGCAACATCCGCCGCAAGGCCAAGACCGACCTCGACCGGCTGGTCAAGGACGGCGAGGTCGGCGAGGACGACGGCGTGCGCGGCGAGAAGGACCTCGACGCGATGACGAAGAAGTTCGTCGACCAGGTCGACGCCCTGCTCAAGGGCAAGGAGACCGAGCTCACCGAGGTCTGA
- a CDS encoding iron-containing alcohol dehydrogenase, which produces MHAGLEPSTHAADASAHPVPAAPRLVKFHAPEIVFGPGSLAEAGYVARRLGARRPFVVTDPGVIEAGWADELLAHLREVGLRPVVWHDVTPNPKDHEIAAGHARYREAEADVLVALGGGSCIDAAKGIAVLSTNGGNVLDYAGIDQVSRPIPPLLSIPSTSGTGADVSQFCIVTDTARRVKVTIMGAALVPDVSVVDPRLLSTMPEWLTAATGLDALTHGIESYVSLAHNPLADIHALSAVGLVGRHLHQTILRPDDLSAREGMAQASLNAGLAFTNAILGATHAMSHQVGGLLDAPHGVVNGVLLPHVIRYNARATPDRFVALARAVGLPVDGLPGEEAAELLAEHVRGLADDVGVPRGLRELGVDESVLTQLATTTLDDACLTTNPRSASSDELVRLFRDAL; this is translated from the coding sequence ATGCACGCCGGACTGGAGCCGTCCACGCACGCCGCGGACGCGTCCGCCCACCCGGTCCCCGCCGCGCCGCGGCTGGTGAAGTTCCACGCGCCCGAGATCGTCTTCGGACCCGGCTCGCTCGCCGAGGCCGGGTACGTCGCCCGCCGGCTGGGTGCGCGGCGCCCCTTCGTCGTCACCGACCCCGGGGTCATCGAGGCGGGGTGGGCCGACGAGCTGCTCGCCCACCTGCGCGAGGTCGGCCTGCGCCCGGTGGTGTGGCACGACGTCACCCCCAACCCCAAGGACCACGAGATCGCCGCGGGCCACGCCCGCTACCGCGAGGCGGAGGCGGACGTGCTCGTCGCCCTGGGCGGTGGCTCCTGCATCGACGCCGCCAAGGGGATCGCGGTGCTGTCCACCAACGGCGGGAACGTCCTCGACTACGCCGGGATCGACCAGGTGTCGCGCCCGATCCCCCCGCTGCTGTCGATCCCCAGCACCTCCGGCACCGGCGCCGACGTCTCGCAGTTCTGCATCGTCACCGACACGGCCCGACGGGTGAAGGTGACGATCATGGGGGCGGCGCTCGTCCCCGACGTCTCCGTCGTCGACCCGCGGCTGCTGTCGACGATGCCGGAGTGGCTGACGGCGGCGACCGGTCTGGACGCCCTCACCCACGGCATCGAGTCCTACGTCTCGCTGGCGCACAACCCGCTGGCCGACATCCACGCGCTCAGCGCGGTGGGCCTCGTCGGCCGCCACCTGCACCAGACGATCCTGCGGCCCGACGACCTGTCGGCCCGGGAGGGGATGGCGCAGGCCAGCCTCAACGCCGGCCTCGCCTTCACCAACGCGATCCTCGGCGCGACCCACGCGATGAGCCACCAGGTGGGGGGCCTGCTCGACGCGCCCCACGGCGTCGTCAACGGGGTGCTGCTCCCCCACGTCATCCGCTACAACGCCCGCGCGACACCGGACCGCTTCGTGGCCCTGGCGCGCGCCGTCGGCCTGCCCGTCGACGGTCTGCCCGGCGAGGAGGCGGCCGAGCTGCTCGCCGAGCACGTGCGCGGGCTCGCCGACGACGTCGGGGTGCCGCGGGGTCTGCGCGAGCTGGGGGTCGACGAGTCCGTGCTCACCCAGCTGGCGACGACGACCCTCGACGACGCCTGCCTGACCACCAACCCCCGGTCGGCCTCCTCGGACGAGCTGGTGCGGCTCTTCCGGGACGCCCTGTGA
- the pyrH gene encoding UMP kinase, with product MTADTTAPPAHRRVLLKLSGEVFGGGEVGVDPLVVKGIAEQIAAAVRDGVQVAIVIGGGNFFRGAELQQKGMDRVRADYMGMLGTVMNCLALQDFLEKAGVQTRVQTAITMGQVAEPYIPLRAIRHLEKGRVVIFGAGAGMPFFSTDTVSAQRALETKCDRLLIAKSGVDGVYSADPKLDPDAVKYDTLTFAEALHEGLRIVDTAAFSLCQDNRLEMLVFGMEGEGNITRALQGEKIGTTVTAG from the coding sequence ATGACCGCCGACACCACCGCGCCCCCCGCCCACCGCCGGGTCCTGCTCAAGCTCTCCGGCGAGGTGTTCGGCGGCGGCGAGGTCGGCGTCGACCCGCTCGTCGTCAAGGGCATCGCCGAGCAGATCGCCGCCGCCGTCCGCGACGGCGTCCAGGTGGCCATCGTCATCGGTGGCGGCAACTTCTTCCGCGGCGCCGAGCTGCAGCAGAAGGGCATGGACCGGGTCCGCGCCGACTACATGGGGATGCTCGGCACGGTGATGAACTGCCTGGCGCTGCAGGACTTCCTCGAGAAGGCGGGCGTGCAGACCCGCGTGCAGACCGCCATCACCATGGGGCAGGTCGCCGAGCCCTACATCCCGCTGCGCGCGATCCGGCACCTGGAGAAGGGCCGGGTCGTCATCTTCGGCGCCGGCGCCGGCATGCCGTTCTTCTCCACCGACACGGTCAGCGCCCAGCGCGCGCTCGAGACCAAGTGCGACCGGCTGCTCATCGCCAAGAGCGGCGTCGACGGGGTCTACTCCGCCGACCCCAAGCTCGACCCGGACGCCGTCAAGTACGACACCCTCACCTTCGCCGAGGCCCTGCACGAGGGGCTGAGGATCGTCGACACCGCCGCCTTCAGCCTGTGCCAGGACAACCGGCTCGAGATGCTCGTCTTCGGCATGGAGGGCGAGGGCAACATCACCCGGGCCCTGCAGGGTGAGAAGATCGGCACGACCGTCACCGCCGGCTGA
- the mftM gene encoding mycofactocin oligosaccharide methyltransferase MftM, whose protein sequence is MTGLVAAPIDPLAPMRTPGEYEDALVVVRRRSGDGPAPASRVATEHFRVDTRDGRLTVTHRLRPDEVDDDLAGLLVDELFGPGWVRGPELFERLFTGVVRSLAPDPLDAWELFYRNTTARLEALRTARGTEVAAAHGCIAGYAPVYERAEALVPAGSVLELGSCFGFLSLRLAGLGHDVTASDVAAGTVRLLAAVAPRLGVRLTTVLADAARLPLDDGCADTVLAIHLLEHVDADHGAAVLHEAVRCARRRVVVAVPLEDEADESFGHVRTVDLDDLRAWGRASGLRYDVAEHHGGWLVLDR, encoded by the coding sequence GTGACCGGGCTCGTCGCAGCCCCCATCGACCCCCTCGCGCCGATGCGCACCCCGGGGGAGTACGAGGACGCGCTGGTCGTCGTGCGCCGGCGGTCCGGCGACGGGCCCGCCCCGGCGTCCCGGGTCGCGACGGAGCACTTCCGGGTCGACACCCGCGACGGCCGGCTCACCGTCACCCACCGGCTGCGCCCCGACGAGGTCGACGACGACCTGGCCGGCCTGCTCGTCGACGAGCTCTTCGGGCCCGGGTGGGTGCGCGGTCCCGAGCTGTTCGAGCGCCTCTTCACGGGGGTGGTCCGCAGCCTGGCGCCCGACCCCCTCGACGCGTGGGAGCTGTTCTACCGCAACACGACCGCGCGGCTCGAGGCCCTGCGCACCGCTCGCGGGACCGAGGTCGCGGCGGCCCACGGCTGCATCGCCGGCTACGCGCCGGTCTACGAGCGGGCCGAGGCGCTCGTGCCGGCGGGGTCGGTGCTCGAGCTCGGCAGCTGCTTCGGCTTCCTGTCGCTGCGCCTGGCCGGCCTCGGTCACGACGTCACGGCCAGCGACGTGGCGGCCGGGACGGTGCGGCTGCTCGCCGCCGTGGCGCCCCGGCTCGGCGTGCGGCTGACCACCGTGCTCGCCGACGCGGCGCGGCTGCCGCTGGACGACGGGTGCGCCGACACGGTCCTCGCGATCCACCTGCTCGAGCACGTCGACGCCGACCACGGCGCCGCCGTCCTGCACGAGGCGGTGCGCTGCGCGCGGCGCCGCGTCGTCGTCGCCGTCCCCCTCGAGGACGAGGCGGACGAGTCCTTCGGTCACGTCCGCACCGTGGACCTCGACGACCTGCGCGCCTGGGGTCGCGCCAGCGGGCTGCGGTACGACGTCGCGGAGCACCACGGCGGCTGGCTCGTCCTCGACCGCTGA
- a CDS encoding phosphatidate cytidylyltransferase, which translates to MTDTPSAAPGSVPDEPVVLAPVTTEEQAVSISRAGRNLPAAITVGVTLGALVVASLFVHRQLFIPLATASVCVGVWEIARALHRGGFRVPLVPVLLGAVSMNVAAFTGGGQALAVCFALSGVAVVIWRFADGVEGAARDAAGGMFALAYPALLASFYALLLAPEDGAWRIFTYVAVTVASDIGGYAVGVLWGKHPMAPTISPKKSWEGFAGSVASSALVGLGCVTLTLDGPWWAGLLLGALAAMVATVGDLVESTVKRDLGVKDMSNILPGHGGVMDRLDSLVLVAPVAWAVLAILVPVAG; encoded by the coding sequence ATGACCGACACCCCGTCCGCCGCCCCCGGGTCCGTCCCCGACGAACCCGTCGTCCTGGCCCCGGTGACGACCGAGGAGCAGGCGGTGAGCATCTCGCGCGCCGGGCGCAACCTGCCCGCGGCGATCACCGTCGGGGTCACCCTCGGCGCGCTCGTCGTCGCCAGCCTCTTCGTCCACCGCCAGCTCTTCATCCCGCTGGCGACGGCCTCGGTCTGCGTCGGGGTGTGGGAGATCGCCCGGGCGCTGCACCGCGGCGGCTTCCGCGTGCCGCTGGTGCCGGTGCTGCTCGGCGCCGTGTCGATGAACGTCGCCGCCTTCACCGGCGGCGGTCAGGCCCTCGCCGTCTGCTTCGCCCTGTCCGGCGTCGCCGTCGTCATCTGGCGCTTCGCCGACGGAGTCGAGGGCGCGGCCCGCGACGCGGCCGGCGGGATGTTCGCGCTCGCCTACCCCGCCCTGCTCGCCTCGTTCTACGCGCTGCTGCTCGCCCCCGAGGACGGCGCCTGGCGCATCTTCACGTACGTCGCCGTCACCGTCGCCAGCGACATCGGCGGCTACGCGGTCGGCGTCCTGTGGGGCAAGCACCCGATGGCGCCGACGATCAGCCCCAAGAAGTCGTGGGAGGGCTTCGCCGGGTCGGTCGCCTCCAGCGCCCTCGTGGGCCTCGGCTGCGTCACCCTCACCCTCGACGGGCCGTGGTGGGCCGGGCTGCTGCTCGGCGCGCTCGCCGCCATGGTCGCCACCGTCGGCGACCTCGTCGAGTCGACCGTCAAGCGCGACCTCGGCGTCAAGGACATGTCGAACATCCTCCCCGGCCACGGCGGGGTGATGGACCGGCTCGACTCGCTCGTCCTCGTCGCCCCGGTGGCCTGGGCGGTGCTCGCCATCCTCGTGCCCGTCGCGGGCTGA
- a CDS encoding MadR family response regulator transcription factor translates to MATLVPRSVRPSEPPPGRRPGELRPVVDIVLVDDHAIVRQGLRSILEREDDLRVVGEAATVPETMAVVARTRPRVVVLDLKLSTSSDAEGLQLCQTLSSTHPEVSVLVFTTFLDEQLVLQAVRAGARGYVVKDVDTTGLVRAIRDVSRGESAFDARSASAMVRGLNAPPQPSVSQLTSREAEVLRLLARGLSNRDIGQRLYISETTAKFHVGNILRKLGVSRRAEAVYAASKMGVI, encoded by the coding sequence ATGGCCACCCTCGTCCCGCGCAGCGTCCGTCCCTCCGAGCCGCCCCCGGGGCGCCGTCCGGGCGAGCTGCGGCCGGTCGTCGACATCGTCCTCGTCGACGACCACGCCATCGTCCGCCAGGGCCTGCGCTCGATCCTCGAGCGCGAGGACGACCTGCGGGTCGTCGGCGAGGCGGCGACGGTCCCCGAGACGATGGCCGTCGTCGCCCGCACCCGACCTCGCGTCGTGGTCCTCGACCTCAAGCTGTCGACCTCGTCCGACGCCGAGGGCCTGCAGCTGTGCCAGACCCTCTCCTCGACGCACCCCGAGGTCTCGGTGCTCGTCTTCACGACCTTCCTCGACGAGCAGCTCGTCCTCCAGGCCGTGCGCGCGGGCGCCCGGGGCTACGTCGTCAAGGACGTCGACACGACCGGGCTCGTGCGCGCCATCCGCGACGTCAGCCGCGGGGAGAGCGCCTTCGACGCCCGCAGCGCGTCGGCGATGGTGCGCGGTCTCAACGCCCCGCCGCAGCCGTCCGTCTCCCAGCTGACCTCGCGGGAGGCCGAGGTGCTGCGGCTGCTGGCCCGCGGCCTGTCCAACCGCGACATCGGCCAGCGGCTCTACATCTCGGAGACGACGGCCAAGTTCCACGTCGGCAACATCCTGCGCAAGCTCGGGGTCAGCCGCCGGGCCGAGGCGGTCTACGCCGCCTCGAAGATGGGCGTCATCTGA